A portion of the Tenacibaculum todarodis genome contains these proteins:
- a CDS encoding Crp/Fnr family transcriptional regulator: MINEELLQEFGAIIKEYSKNEIIFNQDESARNYYQIISGAVKMNNFNDDGKEFIQGIFYKGQSFGEPPLFIDVKYPANAETLSESSIIVLPKTNLLKLLYQHPEIHLNITKSLANRLYYKAIIASEISSQEPEHRVLRFIDYLKDDVHKITGNFTFKVDHTRQQIADILGLRVETVIRAVKNLEAKNEIKIIKRKVFR; the protein is encoded by the coding sequence AAAAATGAAATTATCTTTAATCAAGACGAAAGTGCTCGAAATTACTATCAAATAATTAGCGGAGCTGTTAAAATGAATAATTTTAATGACGACGGAAAAGAATTTATTCAAGGTATTTTCTATAAAGGGCAAAGTTTTGGCGAACCTCCGTTATTTATTGATGTAAAATATCCGGCAAATGCTGAAACACTTTCAGAAAGCAGCATTATAGTATTGCCAAAAACCAACCTTTTAAAGTTGTTATATCAACACCCTGAAATTCATTTAAACATCACAAAAAGTTTAGCTAATAGGCTGTATTACAAAGCTATAATTGCTTCAGAAATTTCAAGTCAAGAACCCGAACATCGCGTACTTCGTTTTATTGATTATTTAAAAGATGATGTACATAAAATAACAGGAAATTTCACCTTTAAAGTAGACCACACAAGACAACAAATTGCCGATATTTTAGGGCTTAGAGTAGAAACAGTAATTAGAGCCGTTAAAAACTTAGAAGCTAAAAATGAAATTAAGATTATAAAACGAAAAGTTTTTAGATAA